In Chloracidobacterium sp., the following proteins share a genomic window:
- a CDS encoding helix-turn-helix transcriptional regulator produces the protein MFFGESLMGRNMGQTFGETLREIRRSRNISQRELAERVSVDFSYISKVENDRIPPPSADTVEKFCTVLEIPSETLLSLTGKITTEAKQMLSTSEAAQQFVKHAQNMKLSDDEWQKLTKSLKSLRKQTR, from the coding sequence ATGTTTTTCGGTGAAAGCTTGATGGGTAGAAATATGGGACAAACATTTGGGGAAACATTGCGTGAAATTCGTCGCTCACGAAATATTAGTCAGCGAGAACTCGCTGAAAGGGTCTCCGTCGACTTCTCTTACATAAGTAAGGTGGAAAACGATCGCATTCCTCCGCCGTCGGCGGACACCGTTGAGAAGTTCTGCACGGTGCTCGAGATCCCTTCCGAAACGCTGCTCAGTCTTACGGGTAAAATCACGACGGAGGCCAAGCAAATGCTGAGCACGAGCGAAGCGGCTCAGCAGTTTGTGAAGCATGCACAGAACATGAAACTCTCTGATGACGAGTGGCAGAAACTTACCAAGAGTTTGAAATCATTACGAAAACAGACACGATGA
- a CDS encoding ThiF family adenylyltransferase has product MSQELINRSGDLKKLRDEGHEVEVRDAKLLVSGVPYLDRDGEIRRGTLVSELTLAADSTTTPGTHVINFIGEQPCRKDGTEIESIKHQVGDQNLGDGVVINRSFSNKPPNGYANYYEKVTRYIEIISAPVTSMNPDITARTYKVIESKETESVFHYVDTNSSRAEIGRIAEKLKSEKIAIIGAGGTGSYVLDFIAKTPVAEIHIWDADRFLQHNAFRSPGAASIDELRQQPLKVARLVAIYSRMHRNIIAHEEFIDPDSIPSFEGFTAVFVCIDKGSVKKPLIEYLETAGITYLDVGMGVEIADDSLIGTLRVTTGTSDFGAPIHERRRITFHDTDDEDIYDSNIQIAELNAMNASLAVIKWKKFVGFFNDVVGEHNTLYTINDNLLHNDDVDD; this is encoded by the coding sequence ATGTCACAAGAACTGATAAATCGTAGCGGCGACCTAAAAAAGCTGCGGGACGAAGGGCACGAAGTCGAGGTCCGGGACGCCAAACTTCTTGTAAGCGGCGTACCCTACCTTGATCGAGACGGCGAGATTCGCCGAGGTACCCTCGTGTCCGAACTGACACTCGCCGCGGATTCAACGACAACACCCGGAACACATGTGATCAACTTCATCGGCGAACAGCCATGCCGCAAGGATGGAACCGAGATCGAGTCGATTAAGCACCAGGTTGGCGACCAGAACCTTGGCGATGGCGTCGTGATAAACCGCTCATTTTCGAACAAGCCGCCGAACGGCTACGCCAACTACTACGAGAAAGTGACCAGGTACATTGAGATCATCTCAGCACCGGTCACGTCGATGAACCCAGATATAACCGCCCGGACCTACAAGGTGATCGAGTCGAAGGAGACCGAATCGGTCTTCCATTACGTCGATACCAATTCAAGCCGTGCCGAGATCGGACGCATCGCCGAGAAACTCAAGTCGGAAAAGATCGCAATAATCGGGGCGGGCGGAACCGGTTCATACGTTCTTGATTTCATCGCGAAGACGCCAGTTGCGGAGATCCATATCTGGGATGCGGACAGATTCCTCCAGCACAACGCATTTCGGTCTCCGGGAGCCGCCTCTATCGATGAGCTTCGCCAACAACCGTTGAAGGTGGCACGTCTGGTGGCGATATATTCGAGGATGCACCGGAACATCATCGCCCACGAGGAGTTCATCGATCCTGACAGTATTCCATCCTTCGAGGGATTCACTGCGGTGTTCGTCTGCATCGACAAGGGTTCAGTGAAAAAACCGTTGATCGAATACCTTGAAACGGCCGGGATCACGTACCTCGATGTCGGCATGGGCGTCGAGATCGCCGATGACTCGCTGATCGGCACGCTGCGGGTGACGACCGGAACGAGCGATTTCGGGGCGCCGATCCACGAACGCCGTCGCATTACGTTTCACGATACTGACGACGAGGATATATATGACTCGAACATTCAGATCGCGGAGCTTAACGCGATGAACGCCTCACTGGCTGTTATCAAATGGAAAAAGTTCGTTGGATTTTTTAACGATGTCGTAGGCGAGCACAATACGCTGTACACGATCAACGACAATCTCTTGCACAATGATGATGTGGACGATTGA
- a CDS encoding multiubiquitin domain-containing protein — MKDIEPKEVEKEDKKDDVVTLIVNARRKRWDEKHITFREVVVLAYGQFEDNPVIEYTVAYSNGPRPNPRGSMVDGDRVKVQERMNFNVTRTDKS, encoded by the coding sequence ATGAAAGACATAGAGCCAAAAGAGGTTGAGAAAGAGGACAAAAAGGACGACGTGGTGACGCTGATCGTGAACGCCAGGCGAAAGCGATGGGACGAGAAGCACATAACATTCCGGGAGGTAGTCGTGCTCGCCTACGGGCAGTTCGAGGACAATCCGGTAATCGAATATACGGTTGCGTATAGCAACGGACCGCGCCCCAATCCACGCGGAAGCATGGTTGACGGCGACCGGGTAAAGGTGCAGGAGAGGATGAATTTCAATGTCACAAGAACTGATAAATCGTAG
- a CDS encoding ImmA/IrrE family metallo-endopeptidase, translating into MTHSPEDYARALLTHLKIERVDDVEQAAKQLRLSIREVSSTNFEGALVRIPQSREGIIALKNYFREPARRRFTVLHEVAHFILPGHGQDECYCTSAQIESWRNDAIRRQEYEANRFASELLLPSRVLYPIVNSRDLTLARIKELAAQFDTSLTATTVKSVDVTEESCAVICSVNRKVKWVHKSETFHYNIPAMILGQDCLAGQLFEDGATQQLEGPVAASSWTENDNVERGKEFWEESISMPFYGSVLTILTARANRSKCVRITPQASNFSRARVSNTSFN; encoded by the coding sequence GTGACTCACAGCCCCGAGGATTATGCGCGAGCCCTCTTGACGCATCTGAAGATCGAGAGGGTCGATGACGTTGAGCAAGCGGCGAAGCAACTTCGGCTGTCGATACGGGAAGTGTCTTCGACGAATTTCGAAGGAGCCCTCGTCCGGATTCCGCAGAGCCGGGAAGGAATTATCGCTCTTAAGAACTATTTTAGGGAGCCTGCCCGGCGGCGGTTTACAGTCTTACATGAAGTCGCCCATTTTATCTTGCCGGGGCACGGACAGGACGAATGTTATTGCACAAGCGCCCAGATAGAATCCTGGCGGAACGACGCTATCCGCCGACAGGAATATGAAGCAAACCGGTTCGCCTCAGAACTTCTGCTGCCGTCGAGAGTCCTGTATCCGATCGTGAATTCCCGTGACCTTACACTTGCGCGAATTAAAGAACTTGCCGCTCAATTCGACACATCGCTAACCGCGACGACCGTAAAGTCCGTGGACGTAACGGAAGAGTCCTGCGCCGTGATCTGCAGTGTGAACCGTAAGGTCAAATGGGTTCATAAAAGCGAGACATTTCATTATAATATTCCGGCAATGATTCTTGGACAGGACTGTTTGGCCGGGCAATTGTTTGAAGACGGTGCCACTCAGCAACTCGAAGGACCCGTGGCTGCGAGTTCGTGGACCGAAAACGACAACGTTGAGCGAGGAAAGGAATTTTGGGAAGAATCGATTTCCATGCCTTTCTACGGGAGCGTGCTAACGATCCTTACCGCTAGGGCGAATAGGAGCAAGTGTGTTCGCATTACCCCGCAGGCTTCAAATTTTTCAAGGGCGCGAGTTTCGAATACCTCATTCAACTAG
- a CDS encoding VWA domain-containing protein: MSKYAIRPVIILVALLALAGVQFAQSGRRIDAKPTPSPQSPVETPDQYSESTPRPGRVARPTDRSTTPSTTDAAASDPNDEILRVETNLITIPVSVFDRNGLYIPGLRQSDFKIFEDGVEQDIAYFGTSDKPFTIALVLDTSPSTEYRIDEIKRAAAAFVNLLEPQDSVIVIEFNWDVKVRTKATTDREKILKAINKANFGQGTSLYTAVDEALRKQLGSIPGRKAVVLFTDGVDTTSGKRTYDSTLSYAEESDSLVFPIYYNTYFENRRRNRSSFPDIFGGGPMIGTTAADYALGRRYLEDLANATGGRVFRPEATPGGLTRAFEGIAEELRRQYNIGYVPRREGIQGQRKSIKVRVNRPNLVIRARDSYVVGAAPAAPTPSPSPSPSN, from the coding sequence ATGTCAAAGTACGCCATACGTCCTGTGATCATCCTCGTCGCCCTGTTAGCACTCGCAGGCGTGCAGTTTGCTCAGTCGGGACGCAGGATCGACGCCAAGCCAACACCGTCGCCGCAGTCGCCGGTCGAGACTCCTGATCAATACTCGGAATCTACGCCCCGGCCCGGACGCGTCGCCAGGCCAACCGATCGCTCAACGACGCCATCGACAACCGATGCCGCGGCGTCTGACCCTAACGATGAGATCCTTCGCGTCGAGACCAATCTGATCACGATCCCTGTGTCCGTCTTTGATCGTAACGGCCTGTATATCCCGGGCCTGAGACAGTCAGATTTCAAGATCTTTGAGGACGGCGTCGAACAGGATATAGCGTATTTCGGCACGTCTGACAAACCTTTCACGATCGCACTGGTTCTCGATACGAGTCCTTCGACCGAGTACCGGATCGACGAGATAAAACGCGCTGCTGCCGCGTTCGTCAATCTGCTCGAACCGCAGGACAGCGTGATCGTCATCGAGTTCAATTGGGATGTAAAGGTGCGCACAAAGGCCACGACGGACCGCGAAAAGATACTCAAAGCCATCAACAAGGCGAATTTTGGCCAGGGCACCTCGCTTTATACAGCTGTCGATGAGGCCCTTCGCAAGCAGCTCGGAAGCATCCCCGGCCGCAAGGCCGTAGTTCTCTTCACGGACGGTGTCGATACAACATCGGGAAAACGCACCTACGACAGCACGCTAAGTTACGCTGAGGAGTCCGATTCGCTGGTCTTCCCTATTTACTACAACACCTATTTCGAGAATCGCCGCCGCAATCGCAGTTCCTTTCCGGACATTTTCGGCGGCGGGCCGATGATCGGAACGACCGCTGCGGACTACGCCCTCGGTCGGCGATACCTTGAGGACCTGGCGAATGCGACCGGCGGCCGCGTCTTCCGCCCCGAAGCAACGCCGGGCGGACTGACCAGGGCGTTTGAAGGCATTGCCGAGGAGCTTCGCCGCCAATACAACATCGGCTACGTGCCGCGACGCGAAGGAATTCAGGGCCAACGCAAGTCGATCAAGGTCCGGGTAAACCGCCCCAACCTCGTCATTCGCGCTCGCGACAGCTATGTCGTTGGTGCCGCACCGGCCGCACCGACCCCATCTCCGTCACCTTCGCCATCAAATTGA
- a CDS encoding ABC transporter permease, which translates to MSRLGYIGLVIAAVFILAAIFAPLIATHDFTVQNLELRYASPGAEHWFGTDGVGRDVFSRTVYGARISLEVGISVVVVSAVIGIIIGAIAGFYGGFVDTLLSGYIFNVFLAFPGLLLAIALVAFLGAGQGKLIAALCVIGWVGYARVMRGQVLKVREYDYVMAARALGAGDMRILFTHVLPNAIQPLIVQSSLGMAGAVLSEASLSFLGLGIPPPAPSWGTMIEEARLFFSVSPHVLFFPGAAVALTVLAFNFIGDGLREYLDPKQRRR; encoded by the coding sequence ATGAGTCGATTGGGTTACATAGGTTTGGTGATCGCGGCGGTATTTATCCTGGCCGCTATATTCGCGCCGCTGATCGCGACACACGATTTCACGGTCCAGAATCTGGAATTGCGTTATGCATCGCCGGGCGCTGAGCACTGGTTCGGCACGGACGGCGTGGGGCGTGACGTGTTCTCAAGGACCGTCTATGGAGCGAGAATATCACTCGAGGTAGGCATCTCGGTCGTCGTCGTCTCAGCTGTCATCGGCATCATTATCGGGGCGATCGCCGGGTTTTATGGTGGCTTCGTCGATACTTTACTGTCTGGCTACATCTTTAACGTCTTTCTTGCATTTCCCGGCCTGCTGCTCGCGATCGCATTGGTTGCGTTTCTCGGCGCGGGACAGGGCAAGCTCATCGCAGCGCTGTGTGTGATCGGCTGGGTCGGTTATGCGCGCGTCATGCGCGGACAGGTCTTGAAGGTACGCGAATACGATTATGTAATGGCCGCTCGCGCCCTCGGCGCGGGCGACATGCGGATCCTGTTCACGCACGTTCTGCCCAACGCCATACAACCGCTGATCGTCCAGTCATCACTTGGCATGGCCGGTGCTGTTTTGTCCGAAGCGTCTCTCTCTTTTCTCGGCCTCGGCATCCCGCCGCCGGCACCGAGCTGGGGTACGATGATCGAAGAGGCAAGGCTGTTTTTCAGTGTTTCGCCGCACGTTCTGTTCTTTCCCGGTGCCGCCGTGGCCTTGACGGTGCTTGCGTTTAACTTTATCGGCGATGGCCTTCGCGAGTATCTCGATCCGAAGCAGCGGCGGCGGTAG
- a CDS encoding four helix bundle protein gives MRESILRDKSYAFAIRIVELNRYLCSDMKEFVLSKQLLRSGTAVGALIREAEFGQSRADFRSKMTIALKEANETQYWLSLLKDTKYIDGNGFESLSHDCAELIKMLVATVKTTSMPSK, from the coding sequence ATGAGGGAATCGATCTTGAGAGATAAGAGTTACGCATTCGCGATCAGAATAGTTGAACTTAATAGATATTTGTGCAGTGACATGAAGGAATTTGTGCTCAGCAAGCAACTGTTGCGATCTGGAACCGCTGTTGGTGCCTTAATTCGAGAGGCTGAGTTTGGCCAGTCAAGAGCCGACTTCCGCAGCAAAATGACGATCGCACTTAAGGAAGCTAACGAAACCCAATACTGGCTCAGCCTTCTAAAAGACACGAAATACATTGACGGAAACGGGTTTGAAAGCCTGTCGCATGACTGTGCTGAGTTGATAAAAATGCTTGTTGCAACAGTCAAAACGACAAGTATGCCCTCAAAATAG
- a CDS encoding ABC transporter permease, whose amino-acid sequence MLLVIWTAVSLVTLLIEIVPGEPATAILGETATREQIDSFNSKHGLDRPAFFFSYGDGGIVWNGADNRYADYWLGLFRGDLGRSFQSDRPVRDMILERYPSTIKLAIAAMLVAIGIAIPLGVLAGSRQNSLIDNFASVFALLGISLPTFVVGPFLVYFFAVKFGWFSATGSLYPEDIVLPAFTLGAALSAILTRMVRSSVIEELGEDYVRTARAKGVGERMVLYKHVLKNGLIPVVTILGLQLGVLLAGAIITERIFNWQGLGLLLLEDGIGKRDYRLVQGCVLVISVTFILANSLTDLVYRKLDPRIRLS is encoded by the coding sequence ATGCTGCTCGTCATCTGGACGGCGGTATCGCTTGTCACTCTCTTGATCGAGATCGTGCCGGGCGAACCCGCAACGGCCATTCTCGGCGAGACCGCAACACGAGAGCAGATCGACAGTTTCAACTCGAAGCACGGCCTTGACCGGCCGGCGTTCTTCTTTTCATACGGCGACGGAGGGATCGTCTGGAACGGGGCAGATAATCGATATGCGGACTATTGGCTGGGCCTTTTTCGCGGCGACCTGGGCCGGTCCTTCCAGTCCGACAGGCCCGTGCGCGACATGATCCTCGAGCGCTATCCATCCACGATCAAACTCGCGATCGCGGCGATGCTCGTGGCAATCGGCATTGCGATCCCGCTCGGCGTGCTGGCAGGCTCGCGACAAAATTCGTTGATCGATAACTTTGCGTCCGTCTTTGCCCTGCTCGGCATCTCGTTGCCGACATTCGTCGTAGGGCCGTTTCTGGTCTATTTCTTCGCGGTCAAGTTCGGTTGGTTCTCGGCCACCGGAAGCCTGTATCCGGAGGACATCGTGCTGCCCGCGTTCACGCTCGGGGCCGCCCTGTCCGCGATCCTGACACGAATGGTCCGTTCGAGCGTGATCGAGGAACTCGGAGAGGATTACGTCCGCACCGCCCGAGCCAAAGGCGTCGGCGAGCGAATGGTGCTTTACAAGCACGTCCTGAAGAACGGCCTGATACCCGTTGTGACGATCCTTGGCCTGCAGCTCGGCGTACTGCTCGCCGGCGCGATCATCACGGAGAGGATCTTCAATTGGCAGGGCCTCGGCCTGCTGCTTCTCGAGGACGGCATCGGCAAGCGCGATTACCGCCTTGTGCAGGGCTGCGTGCTGGTAATCAGCGTGACCTTCATACTGGCAAATTCGCTGACCGACCTTGTGTATCGCAAGCTGGATCCGAGAATCAGACTCAGTTAA
- the ubiE gene encoding bifunctional demethylmenaquinone methyltransferase/2-methoxy-6-polyprenyl-1,4-benzoquinol methylase UbiE, whose protein sequence is MPAELSAKEAEHSREVKAMFSGIAGRYDLLNHVLSLNIDKSWRRRVKRELKDILGNADAVVLDVACGTGDLSVELQRESKATVIGTDFCRPMLAVARTKNGAANLSIDYVEADAMELAFADDTFDAVTIAFGLRNLPNFENGLVELRRVLKPGGRLVILECSHPRLPVFRQAYEFYFSTLLPRIGGLVSGSQSAYRYLPQSVSKFPDQRSLAQLMEKAGFTEVSYQNLTGGIAALHSGAKPI, encoded by the coding sequence ATGCCCGCCGAACTTTCAGCAAAAGAGGCGGAACACTCGCGAGAGGTAAAGGCGATGTTCTCGGGCATAGCGGGCCGTTACGACCTGCTCAATCACGTTCTCTCTCTCAATATCGATAAAAGCTGGCGTCGTCGCGTAAAACGCGAGCTAAAAGACATTTTGGGCAATGCCGACGCCGTCGTTCTTGACGTCGCTTGCGGCACAGGTGACCTTTCAGTCGAACTTCAACGAGAGTCGAAAGCGACAGTTATCGGAACGGACTTTTGCCGCCCGATGTTGGCGGTCGCAAGAACGAAGAACGGCGCGGCAAACCTATCGATCGACTATGTCGAGGCCGATGCTATGGAACTAGCTTTTGCCGACGACACCTTTGATGCGGTCACGATCGCATTCGGGCTGCGGAATCTGCCCAATTTCGAGAATGGCCTCGTTGAATTGCGGCGTGTACTAAAGCCCGGCGGACGGCTCGTCATCCTCGAGTGCTCACACCCACGGCTGCCCGTGTTTCGCCAGGCATATGAGTTCTATTTCTCGACGCTGCTGCCGAGGATCGGAGGCCTCGTCAGCGGCTCACAAAGCGCATATCGATACCTGCCGCAGAGCGTCTCAAAGTTCCCCGACCAACGCTCGCTTGCACAACTTATGGAGAAGGCCGGTTTTACAGAAGTTTCTTACCAAAACCTCACTGGCGGCATTGCGGCATTGCACTCAGGGGCAAAGCCGATTTAA
- a CDS encoding insulinase family protein: MKNRELFVKIVFIAVIALLLISLVAPVIFSQTPREEKLLNGLKVLMWPDAKADKVAVRIRIHSGSAFDPQGKEGLMQMLANNLFPNQEIREYFAEDLGGSLDVSATYDYIEVSVSAKPEFLLQMLETVAGAVATPPIDKPTTVTLRDMQIAKVKELETDVAYVADRAAAKRLLGDFPYGRPHMGNVASLGKIEYADLVDARQRFLTADNATMTISGNFDRKYAFLAIRRLLGGWQKGDKKVPSTFRQPDEPPVAVLTVPSPKPEAWAIRMAMRGAARSDKDFAASLVFAQILESRLKASVPDEHAKDVIVVSETHVLPGLFRIAFGAISKDITKVEANEIVPRALSAAVTTAEFQATAPELRSIWAKRPVETFWLDADTLRITDVDAYRKAFESVTLADVNAFAERLRRRPIVTVLANTPPAAN, encoded by the coding sequence ATGAAAAATCGAGAACTATTCGTAAAGATCGTCTTCATCGCGGTTATCGCGCTCCTGCTGATCTCACTTGTCGCACCGGTGATATTCTCGCAGACGCCTCGCGAGGAGAAGCTACTCAACGGCCTCAAGGTCCTGATGTGGCCCGACGCAAAGGCAGACAAGGTCGCTGTCAGGATCCGCATTCACTCAGGCTCCGCATTCGATCCGCAGGGCAAAGAGGGCCTGATGCAGATGCTGGCGAATAACCTCTTTCCTAATCAGGAGATTCGGGAGTATTTTGCCGAGGACCTCGGCGGCAGTCTCGACGTCAGCGCCACATACGATTACATCGAGGTTTCGGTGTCCGCAAAGCCCGAATTCCTCTTGCAAATGCTCGAAACTGTCGCCGGCGCTGTCGCGACACCTCCGATCGACAAGCCGACGACCGTCACGCTTCGCGATATGCAGATCGCAAAGGTCAAGGAGCTTGAAACGGACGTTGCCTACGTCGCCGACCGAGCCGCCGCAAAGCGGCTCTTGGGCGATTTCCCCTACGGACGCCCACATATGGGCAACGTCGCTTCGCTCGGCAAGATCGAGTACGCCGACCTGGTGGATGCCCGACAGCGGTTTCTGACTGCAGACAACGCAACCATGACGATCAGCGGCAATTTTGACCGTAAGTATGCGTTCCTCGCGATCCGACGCCTGCTCGGCGGCTGGCAAAAGGGAGACAAGAAGGTGCCATCGACGTTTCGTCAGCCCGACGAGCCGCCGGTTGCGGTGCTGACGGTGCCGTCGCCAAAACCCGAGGCATGGGCGATCCGGATGGCAATGCGAGGTGCGGCTCGCAGCGATAAGGATTTCGCGGCATCGCTTGTGTTCGCCCAGATCCTTGAGTCACGGCTTAAGGCGTCGGTTCCCGACGAACACGCCAAGGATGTAATTGTCGTCAGCGAAACGCACGTTCTCCCCGGACTCTTTCGGATCGCCTTCGGTGCAATCTCGAAGGACATCACCAAGGTCGAGGCTAATGAGATCGTCCCCAGAGCCTTGTCCGCTGCCGTTACCACCGCTGAGTTCCAGGCTACTGCACCAGAACTGAGATCGATCTGGGCAAAGCGGCCGGTCGAGACCTTCTGGCTCGACGCCGACACGCTGCGGATCACAGACGTCGACGCGTATCGTAAGGCCTTTGAGTCAGTCACGCTCGCGGACGTCAATGCATTTGCCGAGCGCCTCCGCCGCCGTCCCATCGTAACCGTTCTTGCCAACACGCCGCCCGCCGCCAATTGA
- a CDS encoding TonB family protein, producing MGKIVKFCSSCDEGFAEKFGFCPNCGQGLTAFEMNPVIAAVEPLAPTFIEPAAETVELPQEMAPTEVVEPLLVDPATEVIEEPTIEAAAIETAPVETLEPEVFKPEVETVIVQKPVIVQTAPVDIDRQPISLSDAHSQAQSDGQYYLTVIEEKDTGTRNSLLMGASALMIVALFSGLVYGIFSKDLDVGSIGDETYLASLIDAVPMAIEEEKQQQQKDSGGGGGGGGREEEETTLGDLANQTKDPVRPPQAIPRLENPSLILPPASTQGNRTFEQKYDRFGDPNGRFSNWSNGPGTGGGQGTGAGTGQGSGRGTGTGSGDGSGSGGGLGDGNGDGFGPGGGGPPPPPSRPVGVTQGIKILSKPRPGYTDSARQANIQGTVILRVTFLGSGGIGSISTVKGLPNGLTEQAIAAARRISFDPAKRDGIGQTVTKQIEYTFSIY from the coding sequence ATGGGAAAGATCGTAAAGTTTTGCAGTTCGTGCGATGAAGGTTTTGCCGAGAAGTTCGGCTTTTGTCCAAATTGCGGGCAGGGGCTGACGGCCTTTGAGATGAATCCGGTTATCGCCGCAGTTGAGCCGCTCGCACCGACATTTATCGAGCCTGCCGCCGAAACGGTTGAACTGCCACAGGAGATGGCTCCGACGGAAGTCGTTGAGCCTCTATTAGTAGATCCGGCAACCGAAGTTATCGAGGAACCGACGATCGAGGCCGCCGCGATCGAAACGGCACCTGTTGAGACGCTTGAGCCGGAAGTTTTCAAGCCTGAGGTCGAGACCGTCATTGTCCAGAAGCCGGTCATTGTCCAGACGGCGCCTGTCGATATCGATCGCCAGCCCATTTCGCTCTCGGATGCCCATTCGCAGGCACAGTCCGACGGGCAGTATTATCTGACGGTCATCGAAGAGAAGGATACGGGCACGCGTAACAGCCTCTTGATGGGAGCGTCGGCATTGATGATCGTGGCGCTGTTTTCGGGTTTGGTCTATGGGATCTTTAGCAAGGACCTCGACGTAGGTTCGATCGGCGATGAAACGTATCTTGCTTCGCTGATCGACGCGGTCCCCATGGCCATCGAGGAAGAGAAGCAGCAGCAGCAAAAAGACAGCGGCGGCGGCGGTGGCGGCGGCGGCCGTGAGGAAGAGGAAACGACGCTCGGCGACCTTGCCAATCAGACAAAGGACCCGGTCCGTCCGCCTCAGGCAATTCCGAGGCTGGAGAATCCTTCGCTCATCCTGCCGCCCGCCTCGACGCAGGGCAATAGAACCTTTGAGCAGAAATACGACCGCTTTGGTGACCCCAACGGACGCTTCTCAAACTGGAGCAACGGTCCGGGAACAGGCGGCGGCCAGGGAACCGGGGCCGGCACGGGCCAGGGCAGCGGCCGCGGGACCGGAACAGGCTCAGGCGACGGCTCGGGCAGCGGCGGCGGACTCGGAGACGGCAATGGTGACGGATTTGGCCCCGGCGGCGGCGGGCCTCCACCACCTCCTTCACGTCCGGTGGGCGTGACGCAGGGCATCAAGATTCTCTCAAAGCCGCGTCCCGGCTACACTGACTCGGCCCGACAGGCAAACATCCAGGGAACCGTGATCCTGCGCGTCACATTTCTCGGCAGCGGCGGTATCGGCAGCATTTCGACCGTAAAGGGACTGCCTAATGGCCTAACTGAGCAAGCGATCGCGGCAGCGCGTCGGATCAGTTTTGACCCAGCGAAACGCGACGGCATCGGCCAAACCGTCACAAAGCAGATCGAATATACGTTCTCGATCTATTGA
- a CDS encoding DUF971 domain-containing protein, protein MIEPIQIVEESNREISIKWSDDSETSYTAAALRRSCPCAGCVDEWTGKKTLDDRNIADDITITHTSIVGRYALNFHFSDGHDTGIYSFKYLKGLF, encoded by the coding sequence ATGATCGAACCAATCCAGATCGTCGAAGAATCCAACCGCGAGATATCGATCAAATGGTCAGACGACAGCGAGACCAGCTACACCGCTGCTGCGCTCCGCCGCTCATGCCCGTGCGCCGGCTGTGTCGATGAATGGACCGGCAAAAAGACGCTCGACGACAGGAATATCGCCGACGACATCACTATCACCCACACATCGATCGTCGGACGGTATGCGTTGAATTTTCACTTCTCTGATGGGCACGATACGGGCATTTACAGCTTCAAATACCTTAAGGGACTTTTCTAG